One window of Corynebacterium accolens genomic DNA carries:
- a CDS encoding LysR family transcriptional regulator, whose translation MDIQRVKYFLTLADSPTVTAAASKLGITQPALSRQLRRFEKEVGLELLERGTGATGSPATSLRLNDTARSLLPSCRRLYAENRSTERAAEVLRQGVVERLIIAATQTTISTIVAPLIATAQEGIPVITTQPIEHYAAFNALEGNADAVVSPLPPRDDLCFHALGQAPIRAWVPPNCALAGRDNVDIAQLSQHRLALPSHRSVSRTLFDAFLGTASAPLGEMIECDDTATLLALAKAEKALAICTAIAEANLVPLKITAGDESLQGVPLYLVWNPGHFASAQLEKLGDALQNYIAAATTA comes from the coding sequence GTGGATATACAACGCGTCAAATATTTCCTTACCCTAGCGGATTCGCCCACAGTCACCGCAGCGGCTTCTAAGCTCGGCATTACCCAACCGGCATTGAGCCGGCAATTGCGTCGCTTCGAAAAAGAGGTCGGCCTCGAGCTGTTGGAGAGAGGCACGGGTGCAACTGGTTCTCCTGCTACCTCATTGCGGTTGAACGATACGGCTCGGTCACTTCTTCCCTCGTGCCGTCGCCTTTATGCTGAAAACCGAAGTACCGAACGTGCCGCAGAAGTCCTGCGGCAAGGTGTCGTAGAACGGCTAATTATTGCTGCGACACAAACTACGATTTCCACCATCGTGGCGCCTCTGATTGCTACCGCTCAAGAAGGCATTCCAGTGATTACCACCCAGCCGATAGAACACTATGCAGCATTTAATGCTTTGGAAGGCAATGCCGATGCCGTGGTGTCTCCATTGCCCCCACGAGATGACCTCTGCTTTCATGCGTTGGGGCAAGCCCCCATTCGCGCCTGGGTGCCGCCCAACTGTGCGTTGGCCGGGCGGGACAACGTGGATATTGCGCAGCTATCCCAACACAGATTGGCGCTTCCTAGCCACCGCAGCGTGTCCCGCACTCTGTTTGATGCCTTCCTTGGTACCGCAAGCGCCCCGCTCGGAGAGATGATTGAATGCGATGACACCGCCACCTTATTGGCGTTAGCTAAAGCGGAGAAGGCCCTTGCGATTTGTACTGCAATTGCCGAGGCTAACTTGGTACCGCTAAAAATTACTGCGGGCGACGAAAGCCTTCAGGGGGTACCGCTGTATTTGGTGTGGAATCCGGGCCATTTTGCTAGCGCGCAATTAGAGAAATTGGGCGATGCACTGCAGAACTATATTGCTGCGGCTACGACGGCCTAA
- a CDS encoding septum formation initiator produces the protein MNAPTYESRTDNSTESTEGAAPENSAEEANRQKAVGSTLSWVIALFGTGVGAGILFLPLNAGAFGFWPLVFATVFIFPLVYFSHRTYARIVSGAPPEQHGKDVLELVRYYLGRNSGLFIAVLYCLAIVPTVLIYGISITNVVDSFIVNQLGGPSINRWILSIACVGVMTGLFAIGRRPMLWLAQMLVYPLIIALAATSIYLIPKWDFESFLNVEYEGGIWGILKGILLILPVLVFSFSHMAALSQFSVDVQPAYGKKTEKFVSRVELYTAAMLVVFTMFFVWSCVLALGADGLKEAADQNIPVLSYFANVTGTPFIGYMAPLITMCAIISSYFGHMLGSEEGTEYLLRIAVPRMANKLSRRALLNTIYVIVFVATTLVAVFNPSIMDMISVVGGIFVAFLVYLLPVYMFKKIDDYSQFKNDIWNYFVFGMGLVIMAVTVWNLI, from the coding sequence ATGAATGCCCCAACTTACGAGTCCCGCACGGATAACAGCACGGAAAGTACAGAGGGGGCAGCTCCCGAAAACTCCGCAGAGGAAGCCAACCGGCAAAAGGCAGTGGGCTCCACCCTGTCTTGGGTCATCGCGCTTTTTGGCACCGGTGTTGGTGCCGGCATCCTCTTTTTGCCGCTCAACGCAGGTGCCTTCGGATTTTGGCCGCTCGTCTTCGCCACCGTCTTCATCTTCCCGTTGGTGTATTTTTCCCACCGGACCTACGCCCGCATAGTTAGCGGCGCGCCACCAGAACAGCACGGCAAGGATGTCCTGGAGCTGGTGCGTTACTACCTAGGCCGCAATAGCGGCCTCTTCATCGCCGTATTGTACTGTCTGGCCATCGTGCCGACGGTGCTCATTTACGGCATCAGCATCACCAACGTGGTCGATAGCTTCATCGTCAACCAGCTCGGCGGGCCGAGCATCAATCGGTGGATATTGTCCATTGCCTGCGTAGGCGTCATGACGGGCCTTTTTGCCATCGGCCGCCGCCCCATGCTGTGGCTGGCGCAAATGCTGGTCTACCCGCTCATCATCGCCCTGGCGGCAACCTCCATTTACTTGATCCCCAAGTGGGATTTTGAAAGCTTCCTCAACGTTGAATACGAAGGCGGTATCTGGGGAATCCTTAAAGGTATTCTGCTCATCCTGCCGGTTCTGGTCTTTTCCTTTTCCCACATGGCCGCGCTATCGCAGTTCTCCGTAGACGTGCAGCCGGCCTACGGCAAGAAGACGGAGAAATTCGTCTCCCGCGTGGAGCTCTATACCGCCGCAATGCTCGTGGTATTTACCATGTTCTTCGTCTGGTCCTGCGTCCTCGCGCTCGGCGCGGACGGATTGAAGGAGGCAGCCGATCAAAACATCCCGGTGCTGTCTTATTTCGCCAACGTCACGGGCACGCCGTTCATTGGTTATATGGCACCGCTTATTACCATGTGCGCGATCATCTCTTCCTACTTCGGGCACATGCTTGGTTCCGAGGAAGGCACCGAGTACCTCCTGCGCATTGCCGTTCCCCGCATGGCCAATAAGCTCTCGCGCCGCGCGCTGCTCAACACCATTTATGTCATCGTATTCGTGGCAACGACCCTCGTGGCCGTCTTCAACCCCTCCATCATGGACATGATTTCCGTGGTCGGCGGCATCTTCGTGGCATTCTTGGTCTACCTGCTGCCGGTCTACATGTTTAAAAAGATCGATGATTATTCCCAGTTCAAAAACGACATCTGGAATTACTTCGTCTTTGGCATGGGCCTTGTCATCATGGCCGTGACCGTCTGGAACCTGATCTAA
- a CDS encoding PrsW family intramembrane metalloprotease, which translates to MSKLFRTALWIFSGLGLIGFISQSVITLFISPLMGIISFLIAAVLVAVVIALLRLSPMWARPARVWAPLAFLWGSGMAISLASMSSPSVMQLAINSGWVDSFMSWSGAYPEEISKAAGVLFVLMSFRQLNRPWHGWMVGAVIGLGFEANENILYGSMGATTHPNSDFAGLVQMWGLRLIAGPGLHVLLTALAGWGIGWALYAAAKPLWWRIGVALGCLAVSFLLHFGWNYLHDSDIAAVIQALSVAIILYPLSVWLILRGNKYAHNDDSYSHSTAEEALAFTR; encoded by the coding sequence ATGTCTAAACTCTTTCGCACCGCGCTGTGGATTTTCTCCGGCCTGGGGCTTATCGGATTTATCTCCCAGTCAGTCATTACGCTGTTTATCTCGCCGCTAATGGGCATTATCAGCTTCCTCATCGCGGCGGTCCTTGTCGCGGTAGTCATCGCGCTATTGCGCCTGAGCCCGATGTGGGCGCGCCCGGCGCGCGTATGGGCACCGCTTGCCTTTTTATGGGGTTCCGGCATGGCCATTAGCTTGGCGTCTATGAGCTCCCCGTCGGTCATGCAGCTCGCCATCAATTCAGGCTGGGTCGATTCCTTCATGTCCTGGAGCGGCGCCTATCCCGAAGAGATTTCCAAGGCCGCCGGCGTTTTATTCGTCCTGATGTCCTTCCGCCAGCTCAACCGCCCCTGGCACGGGTGGATGGTCGGCGCCGTCATCGGCCTTGGTTTTGAAGCCAACGAAAACATCCTTTACGGCTCCATGGGCGCTACCACTCACCCGAATAGCGATTTCGCCGGGCTCGTGCAGATGTGGGGCCTGCGCCTTATCGCTGGTCCTGGCCTGCACGTCTTGCTCACGGCACTGGCCGGTTGGGGCATCGGCTGGGCCCTCTACGCTGCCGCCAAGCCGCTCTGGTGGCGCATCGGCGTGGCACTCGGCTGCCTCGCGGTATCCTTCCTCCTCCACTTTGGCTGGAATTACCTGCACGATTCCGATATCGCGGCCGTCATCCAAGCCCTCTCCGTGGCAATCATCTTGTACCCGCTGAGCGTCTGGCTCATCCTGCGCGGCAATAAATACGCACACAACGATGACAGCTATAGCCACAGCACTGCGGAGGAGGCGCTAGCCTTCACCCGCTAA
- a CDS encoding M13 family metallopeptidase: protein MKDLYQLVNGPWVENHVVPDDRGVDGTFHALRDEAEELVHDIVKDNDGRPGKLYASFMDTEGVNNAGMAPLDADLDRLSAADPTELAHRLGELEREGVGAPATFWVEKDSGSEEAVAYIVQSGLGLPDEAYYREEAHAETLAAYEKHVAEMLGFIEPTRLFGLGTEVAAERIVGLEKELAAGHWDVVSTRDAVKTNNPCEFSELPSITQALLAGGKLPEHRVVNMMPSYLEHLEKLFTADRMADWQLWATWHILRSRAALLPEEVGAKNFEFYGTRLSGATQQRDRWKRAVGLAESLVGEEIGKEFVDAHFPESSKREMDELVDYLIAAYRERISQLEWMTPQTRERALEKLSQFKAKIGFPDTWRDYSGLEISDQGADLIANARAGSAFSHDYELTKIGKPANRDEWVTTPQTVNAFYNPVVNDITFPAAILRPPFYNPDADAAENFGAIGSVIGHEIGHGFDDQGSQFDGQGNLNSWWSDEDRADFEALTAKLVEQFDGQVPTVLKDAGTESSGVNGKFTLGENIGDLGGLGISVVAYKNYCADKGIDLLGQEEEFVVDGAEPELAEHTYNGLQRFFLSWARVWRTAIRPEMATQYLAIDPHSPAEFRCNLIAANIAEFYEAFDVDKDSPMYLAPEDRVTIW, encoded by the coding sequence ATGAAAGATCTTTATCAATTGGTCAATGGACCTTGGGTAGAAAATCACGTTGTCCCAGATGATCGCGGTGTGGATGGCACCTTCCACGCGCTGCGCGATGAAGCAGAAGAACTGGTTCATGACATCGTTAAAGATAACGATGGTCGCCCCGGCAAGCTCTATGCATCCTTCATGGATACTGAAGGCGTCAACAATGCCGGCATGGCCCCGCTGGATGCGGACCTTGACCGCCTGAGCGCTGCCGACCCCACGGAATTGGCGCACCGCCTGGGCGAGCTCGAGCGCGAGGGCGTGGGAGCGCCGGCGACGTTCTGGGTAGAAAAGGACTCCGGCTCGGAAGAAGCCGTGGCCTATATCGTGCAATCCGGGTTGGGCCTGCCGGATGAAGCCTACTACCGCGAAGAAGCGCACGCGGAAACCCTGGCCGCCTACGAAAAGCACGTGGCCGAGATGCTGGGCTTTATCGAGCCCACCCGCCTATTTGGCCTCGGCACCGAGGTTGCAGCCGAGCGCATCGTGGGCTTGGAAAAGGAACTGGCGGCCGGTCACTGGGACGTGGTTTCTACCCGCGATGCGGTAAAGACCAATAACCCGTGCGAGTTTTCTGAGCTGCCCTCCATCACCCAAGCTTTGCTGGCCGGTGGAAAGCTGCCGGAGCACCGCGTGGTCAATATGATGCCGTCCTACCTGGAGCACTTGGAAAAGCTCTTTACCGCTGACCGCATGGCCGATTGGCAGCTATGGGCCACCTGGCACATTCTGCGCTCCCGCGCGGCCCTCTTGCCGGAGGAAGTGGGCGCCAAGAACTTCGAGTTCTACGGCACCCGCCTTTCTGGTGCCACCCAGCAGCGCGACCGCTGGAAGCGCGCGGTGGGCCTGGCAGAAAGCCTGGTAGGAGAGGAAATTGGCAAGGAGTTCGTGGACGCGCACTTTCCAGAATCCTCCAAGCGCGAGATGGATGAGCTGGTGGACTACCTCATCGCCGCCTACCGCGAGCGCATTTCCCAGTTGGAGTGGATGACCCCGCAGACCCGCGAGCGCGCCCTAGAAAAGCTCTCCCAATTCAAGGCCAAGATTGGTTTCCCCGATACCTGGCGCGATTACTCCGGGCTGGAGATTTCTGACCAAGGCGCGGATCTGATTGCTAATGCCCGCGCCGGGTCCGCCTTTTCCCACGACTATGAGCTGACAAAGATTGGCAAACCCGCCAACCGCGATGAGTGGGTTACCACCCCGCAGACCGTCAACGCCTTCTATAACCCGGTGGTCAATGACATCACCTTCCCGGCCGCCATCCTGCGCCCGCCGTTCTATAACCCGGATGCGGATGCCGCTGAGAACTTCGGCGCCATTGGCTCTGTCATTGGGCACGAAATTGGCCACGGCTTTGATGACCAGGGCTCGCAATTCGATGGCCAGGGCAACCTGAACTCCTGGTGGTCCGATGAAGATCGCGCGGATTTTGAGGCGCTTACGGCAAAGCTAGTGGAGCAATTCGATGGCCAGGTTCCCACGGTGCTAAAGGATGCCGGCACCGAATCTTCCGGCGTCAATGGCAAGTTCACCTTGGGTGAAAACATTGGTGACCTGGGCGGACTGGGCATTTCCGTGGTGGCTTACAAGAATTACTGCGCCGATAAGGGTATTGACCTGCTGGGCCAAGAAGAAGAATTTGTGGTCGACGGCGCAGAGCCGGAATTGGCCGAGCACACCTATAACGGCCTGCAGCGCTTCTTCTTGTCCTGGGCCCGCGTTTGGCGCACGGCCATCCGCCCGGAGATGGCGACCCAGTACCTAGCCATTGACCCGCACTCGCCCGCGGAGTTCCGCTGCAACCTCATCGCCGCGAATATCGCCGAGTTCTACGAGGCTTTCGACGTGGACAAAGACTCCCCGATGTACCTGGCCCCTGAGGACCGCGTCACCATCTGGTAA
- a CDS encoding alpha/beta hydrolase, producing MTDAHDKDPHRPLEPGQEWRIGGQDRQMSEEEQLEQLVSYIDAHYETPDFRPPWAGGGSPEADQYCALLPDRITHAAMMVLGTGVNHALPGTAFTDGITVESAEVGAIFRPSEPTGRWAVSLHSGGWWRGDGKALEMQWRPEVAAAAQLSGTTIIDVDYPLAPEHTVKDMVAAVNRAIDYAREQGASHVTTWGYSSGGALAALAPADALLLTFPDFGALANLPEDYRVGYKLPKQFPETFVQTATEDEVADRVHIPQAHERDYVSTHRVSTPAVARQRVQDAAEFLRGELAQ from the coding sequence ATGACTGATGCACACGATAAAGATCCGCACCGGCCGCTAGAGCCCGGCCAAGAATGGCGCATCGGCGGGCAAGACCGCCAGATGAGCGAGGAAGAACAGCTAGAGCAGCTGGTTTCTTATATCGACGCCCATTATGAGACGCCGGATTTCCGCCCGCCTTGGGCCGGCGGTGGCTCGCCGGAGGCGGACCAGTATTGCGCACTGTTGCCAGACCGCATCACCCACGCCGCCATGATGGTTCTGGGCACCGGAGTTAATCATGCGCTGCCCGGCACGGCGTTTACGGACGGCATTACCGTAGAATCCGCCGAGGTCGGCGCCATTTTTCGCCCCTCTGAGCCCACCGGCCGGTGGGCGGTATCGCTGCACTCCGGCGGCTGGTGGCGCGGCGATGGCAAGGCGCTGGAAATGCAGTGGCGCCCCGAAGTTGCCGCCGCCGCGCAGCTATCCGGCACCACGATCATTGACGTGGATTATCCGCTCGCGCCGGAGCATACGGTCAAAGACATGGTCGCGGCGGTCAACCGCGCCATTGATTACGCCCGCGAGCAGGGCGCCTCCCACGTCACCACGTGGGGATATTCTTCCGGCGGTGCATTGGCAGCGCTCGCGCCTGCCGATGCCCTCTTGCTCACCTTCCCCGATTTCGGCGCTCTGGCCAACCTGCCGGAGGACTACCGCGTGGGCTATAAGCTGCCTAAACAATTCCCCGAGACCTTCGTGCAGACCGCGACCGAGGACGAGGTAGCCGATCGCGTCCACATCCCGCAGGCGCACGAGCGCGATTATGTCTCGACCCACCGCGTATCCACCCCGGCCGTGGCGCGCCAACGGGTGCAGGATGCAGCCGAATTTTTGCGCGGTGAGCTGGCGCAATAG
- a CDS encoding PepSY-associated TM helix domain-containing protein: protein MKTTTHGALSRLHKFAGVIVAPFLIVAALSGFFYALAPTLEQWVYHDEITATAQGSPRSLDDQIAAAQRQHPGAAVAAVEASEDPEETTRVLFTDPDAKSPSYTHAVFVDPVDLRITGEEQQYGGSRALPLRTWLSNGHRTLWLGEPGRIYAELAASWLGALTIAGVYLWLKRRKKTQKKNNKALRVHARLGSWLLPGFLFLTITGLTWSMVAGSNIGKVREELNWKEPSVATSVAEAGAGTGAGEGSGAHAGHEGHGGHEGHGGHEGHAGHSSGEVTDNDVLEGAQTALSTARSEGLTGVLRMTPPEQVGDAWTVREGRAAYKLRSDAVAVTADGRVIDRINSADWPLAARLTSWLIQLHMGTLFGIYSQVALAALALGLLVISIAGLWMWWNKPRRRLPELKITPAVVAGVVIYSIIAPLFGASLLLFFAGDWLVRRLRPQSRSRSRSGSQSGPGRSNGDSGPTARPRGESSSRIPSTVQNG from the coding sequence ATGAAGACTACAACTCATGGTGCGCTATCGCGCCTGCATAAGTTTGCCGGCGTGATCGTCGCGCCGTTCCTCATTGTTGCCGCGCTCAGCGGCTTCTTCTACGCGCTCGCGCCCACCCTTGAGCAGTGGGTGTACCACGATGAAATCACCGCCACCGCGCAGGGCAGCCCGCGCAGCTTGGACGATCAGATCGCCGCGGCGCAGCGCCAACACCCCGGCGCTGCGGTGGCCGCGGTGGAGGCGTCTGAAGATCCAGAAGAGACCACCCGCGTGCTGTTCACGGATCCAGATGCTAAGAGCCCTAGCTACACCCATGCGGTATTCGTTGATCCAGTAGACCTGCGCATTACCGGCGAAGAACAACAATACGGAGGCTCGCGGGCGCTGCCACTGCGCACGTGGCTATCCAACGGCCACCGCACCCTGTGGCTGGGCGAGCCCGGCCGCATCTATGCGGAGCTCGCTGCGTCCTGGCTCGGTGCGCTGACGATCGCCGGTGTCTATCTGTGGCTCAAGCGCAGGAAGAAAACCCAGAAGAAAAACAATAAGGCGCTGCGGGTGCACGCCCGCTTGGGCAGCTGGTTGCTGCCCGGTTTCCTATTCCTCACCATCACCGGCTTGACCTGGTCGATGGTTGCCGGCAGCAATATTGGCAAGGTGCGCGAGGAGCTCAACTGGAAGGAACCGTCCGTGGCAACTTCTGTGGCAGAAGCCGGTGCCGGCACAGGGGCAGGCGAGGGTTCCGGCGCGCATGCTGGCCACGAGGGCCACGGGGGTCACGAGGGCCACGGGGGTCACGAGGGCCACGCTGGGCATAGCAGTGGTGAGGTCACGGACAACGACGTGCTCGAGGGCGCGCAGACGGCCTTGTCCACCGCTCGCAGTGAGGGGCTTACCGGGGTGCTGCGGATGACCCCGCCGGAGCAGGTCGGCGATGCCTGGACGGTGCGCGAGGGGCGCGCGGCATACAAGCTGCGTAGCGATGCCGTCGCGGTAACCGCAGATGGCCGTGTCATCGACCGCATCAATTCGGCGGATTGGCCGCTGGCCGCCCGGCTTACCTCCTGGCTTATCCAATTGCACATGGGCACCCTCTTCGGCATCTACAGCCAGGTGGCCTTGGCCGCGCTGGCGTTGGGCCTTCTCGTCATCAGCATCGCCGGGCTGTGGATGTGGTGGAATAAGCCGCGCCGCCGCCTCCCCGAGCTAAAAATAACCCCCGCCGTGGTGGCAGGGGTTGTGATCTACTCGATCATTGCGCCGCTATTTGGAGCATCGCTGCTCCTCTTCTTCGCCGGCGACTGGCTGGTACGTCGGCTGCGGCCCCAGTCCCGATCCCGGTCCCGGTCCGGCTCTCAGTCCGGACCGGGCCGCAGCAACGGGGACAGTGGGCCTACTGCTCGTCCTCGGGGCGAATCTTCATCTCGGATTCCTTCCACAGTCCAGAACGGGTAA
- a CDS encoding arabinosyltransferase domain-containing protein has protein sequence MSDSLTVNSNKARSSGLSFSTAPKGLRWTAIIAGLIGFLCFIATPLLPVDQTQSSYDWPQHDLVQSINAPLISVAPESLEATIPMSAVNELRDGQNMVYGTVPPESKKASNRGLFVRANDDGLSVVSLDEVLLTLNAKEVAQLDDAAKLKISATGDGTTVSVGKHKKTTDDDLRPQVTGVYTELDDKADVQRLVDDGLNVHVDINSRFTSSPSPIKTIAMWLGAVMVIVSLYCLWRIDRLDGRRLKFMPESWKKVRPLDGVVAAILGFWYIFGANTSDDGFIFSMSRVFDNATYMANYYRWYGVPEAPFGAPYYDLVALLSQISTASVFVRLPGLIAGLITWFILSREMLPRFGEVIDKRRVSHWTAALMFLAFWLPYNNGIRPEPIVAFGVMLTWASFERSIATRRLLPAAVGTIAATLTLAAGPTGLFAVGVFLVSVPHLFRAMSERVPAMGGGSTGWLALIAPFLASGTAIMVAAFGDQTLANVMESTRVRSEVGPSLPWYSEYARYSTLFQESVDGSLTRRFAVFTMLFCLALIAAAVIKDRRISGIAVGPTQRLLIIVALSMFFLMFTPTKWTHHFGIYAGVAGVIAALAAVVLSRFALHSPRARTFSIAAVIFLLALTFAGWNAWWYVSSFGIPWWDRTVQFKGVEANKILLAISLVVLAVGVVQSLRHDHRKLQAQEDGTVEQFKDDAAAKVSRSAGIMSAPIALACAIVVAFSMASFAKSTIAQADSYSVGKGNLASLRGDTCSLANETLVETNTNDSFLTPVSGSLGDSLINEDETHAGFGPNNIPESIEPEDQNSASVGAIGGSSGDSDSASQDATSGSDTELGGDDSDSSGSSDSQETKRKKDEHARETTNTSEGGVRGTEGVNGSTMHLPFNLDYTTVPVLGSYSEDQEATSQVTTQWYNLPEATEKTPVLAVSAAGNIYHHDVNGVEQDGMELTLEYGTIDEDGNVSNKGEEEMSAVGATPKWRNLRIPMDKLPDDANVVRLVAKDDSTDEDDWIAFTPPRVPELDTINNQFPKETPALLDWAVALQFPCQRTFDHYAGVTEIPEYRILPDASAQTSLTEFQSFAGGGAMSTAEAVNYSYEIPSYLNNDWARDWGAIEKYELRTDSQGNTPADAEIDYEDVTRSGLWKESEMKIRPEDEQ, from the coding sequence GTGTCAGATAGCCTAACTGTGAATTCGAATAAAGCGAGATCTTCCGGCTTGAGCTTTTCCACCGCCCCTAAGGGGTTGCGGTGGACGGCGATCATTGCCGGATTGATTGGCTTCTTGTGTTTTATAGCCACCCCGCTGCTGCCGGTGGATCAGACCCAGTCGTCTTATGATTGGCCGCAGCATGATTTGGTGCAATCCATCAACGCACCGCTTATCTCCGTGGCTCCCGAGTCGCTAGAGGCCACCATCCCCATGTCCGCGGTCAATGAGCTGCGCGATGGCCAGAACATGGTCTACGGCACCGTGCCGCCGGAGTCAAAGAAGGCCTCGAACCGCGGGCTCTTCGTCCGCGCCAACGATGACGGCTTATCCGTCGTCTCGCTCGATGAGGTGCTGCTTACCCTCAACGCCAAGGAGGTAGCGCAGCTTGACGATGCCGCCAAGCTCAAGATCTCCGCCACCGGCGACGGCACCACCGTCAGCGTGGGCAAGCATAAGAAGACCACCGACGACGATCTGCGCCCGCAGGTAACCGGCGTCTATACCGAATTGGACGATAAGGCCGACGTGCAGCGTTTGGTTGATGATGGCCTCAATGTCCACGTCGATATCAACTCGCGGTTTACCTCTTCGCCTTCGCCGATTAAAACCATCGCCATGTGGCTGGGCGCCGTCATGGTCATTGTGTCCCTCTACTGCCTCTGGCGCATCGACCGGCTTGATGGCCGCCGGTTGAAATTCATGCCGGAATCGTGGAAGAAGGTGCGCCCGCTTGATGGCGTGGTCGCCGCCATCTTGGGATTCTGGTACATCTTCGGCGCCAATACCTCGGACGATGGCTTCATCTTCTCCATGAGCCGCGTCTTCGATAACGCCACCTACATGGCCAACTATTACCGCTGGTACGGCGTGCCCGAGGCGCCTTTCGGTGCGCCGTATTACGACCTCGTCGCGCTGCTGTCCCAAATCTCCACCGCGTCCGTCTTTGTGCGCCTGCCGGGCTTGATTGCAGGTCTTATCACCTGGTTTATCCTCTCGCGCGAAATGCTGCCGCGGTTTGGGGAGGTCATCGACAAGCGCCGCGTTAGCCACTGGACGGCCGCGCTGATGTTCCTAGCCTTCTGGCTGCCGTATAACAATGGCATTCGCCCGGAGCCGATCGTGGCCTTCGGCGTCATGCTGACCTGGGCGTCGTTTGAGCGATCCATCGCCACGCGCCGCCTCTTGCCCGCCGCGGTGGGTACCATCGCCGCTACCCTGACGCTGGCCGCTGGACCAACCGGCCTATTTGCAGTCGGAGTCTTCCTCGTGAGCGTGCCCCACCTTTTCCGCGCCATGAGCGAGCGCGTTCCCGCCATGGGCGGCGGCTCCACCGGATGGCTTGCCCTCATCGCACCATTCTTGGCGTCTGGCACCGCCATCATGGTCGCAGCATTCGGGGATCAAACCTTGGCCAATGTCATGGAATCCACCCGCGTCCGCTCTGAGGTCGGCCCGTCGCTGCCGTGGTATTCGGAATACGCCCGCTACTCCACGCTCTTCCAAGAATCCGTGGACGGCTCGCTGACCCGCCGTTTCGCTGTATTTACCATGCTGTTTTGCCTGGCACTTATTGCGGCGGCGGTCATTAAGGATCGCCGGATCAGCGGCATCGCCGTTGGCCCTACCCAGCGCCTGCTCATCATCGTGGCGCTGTCCATGTTCTTCCTCATGTTCACTCCAACCAAGTGGACGCATCACTTTGGCATCTATGCCGGAGTAGCCGGTGTCATTGCCGCGCTCGCCGCCGTGGTCCTCTCCCGGTTTGCGCTGCACTCGCCGCGCGCCCGCACCTTCAGCATCGCGGCGGTCATCTTCTTGCTCGCGCTAACGTTCGCGGGCTGGAACGCATGGTGGTATGTCTCCTCCTTCGGCATCCCGTGGTGGGACCGCACGGTGCAGTTCAAGGGTGTTGAGGCCAATAAGATCCTGCTGGCCATCTCTTTAGTCGTCCTCGCGGTTGGCGTGGTGCAATCCCTGCGCCACGATCACCGCAAGCTGCAGGCGCAAGAAGACGGCACTGTGGAACAGTTCAAGGACGACGCCGCGGCCAAGGTATCGCGCTCGGCCGGCATCATGTCCGCGCCCATCGCGCTAGCCTGCGCCATTGTGGTGGCTTTTTCCATGGCCTCTTTTGCCAAGTCCACCATCGCCCAGGCGGATTCCTACTCCGTGGGCAAGGGCAACCTCGCGTCCCTGCGCGGCGATACCTGCTCGCTGGCCAACGAGACCTTGGTGGAGACCAATACCAATGACTCCTTCCTCACTCCGGTCAGCGGTAGCTTGGGCGATTCGCTCATCAATGAGGACGAGACCCACGCTGGCTTCGGGCCGAATAATATCCCCGAGTCGATCGAGCCAGAAGACCAGAACTCTGCTTCCGTTGGTGCCATCGGTGGCAGCTCGGGAGACTCCGATTCTGCCTCGCAGGACGCGACCTCGGGCTCGGATACCGAATTGGGCGGCGATGACTCCGATTCTTCTGGTTCCTCTGATTCGCAGGAGACCAAGCGCAAAAAGGATGAGCACGCCCGAGAGACCACTAATACCTCTGAGGGCGGCGTGCGCGGCACCGAAGGAGTCAATGGCTCCACCATGCATTTGCCCTTCAACTTGGACTACACCACCGTGCCGGTCTTGGGCTCGTACTCAGAGGACCAAGAGGCCACCTCGCAGGTGACCACGCAGTGGTACAACCTGCCGGAGGCAACCGAGAAGACCCCAGTGCTCGCGGTTTCTGCGGCCGGCAATATCTACCACCATGACGTCAACGGCGTGGAACAAGACGGCATGGAGCTCACCTTGGAGTACGGCACCATCGATGAGGATGGCAACGTCAGCAATAAGGGCGAAGAGGAGATGTCCGCCGTCGGTGCAACCCCCAAGTGGCGCAACCTGCGCATCCCGATGGATAAGCTGCCTGACGATGCCAACGTGGTTCGCCTCGTGGCCAAGGATGACTCCACCGACGAGGATGACTGGATTGCCTTTACCCCACCGCGCGTGCCGGAGTTGGACACCATCAATAACCAATTCCCCAAGGAAACCCCAGCCTTGCTGGACTGGGCGGTGGCCCTGCAGTTCCCCTGCCAGCGCACCTTTGACCACTACGCCGGCGTGACCGAGATTCCGGAGTACCGCATCCTGCCGGATGCCTCGGCGCAGACCTCGCTCACGGAGTTCCAATCCTTCGCCGGTGGTGGCGCCATGTCCACCGCGGAAGCGGTGAACTACTCCTACGAAATCCCGAGCTACCTCAACAACGATTGGGCGCGCGACTGGGGTGCCATTGAAAAGTACGAATTGCGTACCGATTCGCAGGGCAATACCCCGGCCGACGCGGAGATTGATTACGAGGACGTTACCCGTTCTGGACTGTGGAAGGAATCCGAGATGAAGATTCGCCCCGAGGACGAGCAGTAG